A genomic stretch from Corynebacterium sp. 21KM1197 includes:
- a CDS encoding low molecular weight protein-tyrosine-phosphatase — MTLHIDFVCTGNICRSPMAEVMLRDAAAQAGLSTALTVTSCGLGGWHEGEPADSRTLSELAARGHDGSTLRASQFSPDDAQADLLVALDTGHRSRLIVEHGIPAERVRLLRSFDPDSPEEASVADPYYGGQEGFRACYEQIDAALPGLLDWVRAHREAER, encoded by the coding sequence ATGACCCTTCACATTGACTTTGTGTGCACCGGAAATATCTGCCGTTCCCCGATGGCGGAAGTCATGCTTCGCGACGCCGCCGCGCAGGCAGGATTGAGCACCGCCCTCACCGTCACCTCGTGCGGCCTCGGCGGCTGGCACGAGGGCGAACCCGCGGATTCGCGCACCCTGAGCGAACTCGCCGCCCGTGGACACGACGGCTCCACCTTGCGCGCCAGCCAGTTTTCCCCGGATGACGCCCAGGCCGATCTCCTCGTGGCCCTGGACACCGGGCATCGCTCCCGCCTGATCGTGGAGCACGGTATCCCCGCCGAGCGGGTGCGCCTGCTGCGCAGCTTCGACCCGGATTCCCCCGAGGAGGCCTCCGTGGCCGATCCCTATTACGGCGGCCAGGAGGGCTTTCGCGCCTGCTACGAGCAGATCGACGCCGCGCTACCCGGATTGCTCGATTGGGTACGCGCGCACCGCGAGGCCGAGCGCTAA
- a CDS encoding SURF1 family protein codes for MSTTVKDRYGAQRRRPAWRVFFKPGWIISALFIVVFSYFAFTFLAPWQLGKDSEIVERNERIAEAFEHDPLPVSEVFSHGSIDPADEWRRVTLTGQYLPDSEVVLRMRASDSGPAVQVLTPFRATDGTTYLIHRGFEPTTGAGVPEYQAAPTTEVSIVGVARRNEVAPERQPFEESGHMQVYGINTEQIHQATGQELARDYIQLTEGEPGEITAMPIPKLDRGSHLSYGLQWIAFGVMAPLGLGYFIYAEIRERRRAKQEEAEMNAGAEAAGTPKGPESLESTRGEASQPLSRRERRKRFQEQLWDEGADSPTPARPDRYGK; via the coding sequence GTGAGCACAACCGTGAAGGACCGTTACGGAGCACAACGCCGCCGCCCGGCATGGCGGGTGTTTTTCAAGCCGGGGTGGATTATTTCCGCCCTGTTCATCGTGGTGTTTTCCTACTTCGCCTTTACCTTTTTAGCCCCCTGGCAGCTCGGCAAGGACTCGGAGATCGTCGAGCGCAACGAGCGCATTGCCGAGGCCTTTGAGCACGATCCGCTTCCCGTTTCCGAGGTCTTTTCCCACGGGAGCATCGACCCCGCCGATGAATGGCGGCGCGTCACCCTCACCGGGCAATACCTCCCCGATTCCGAGGTGGTGCTGCGCATGCGGGCCAGCGATTCCGGCCCCGCCGTGCAGGTGCTTACCCCCTTCCGCGCCACCGATGGCACCACCTACCTCATCCATCGCGGCTTCGAGCCCACCACCGGGGCCGGGGTGCCCGAATATCAGGCCGCCCCCACCACGGAGGTCAGCATCGTGGGTGTGGCGCGCCGCAACGAGGTCGCTCCGGAGCGCCAGCCCTTTGAGGAATCCGGCCACATGCAGGTGTACGGCATTAACACGGAGCAGATACACCAGGCCACGGGGCAGGAATTGGCCCGCGATTATATTCAGCTCACCGAGGGGGAACCCGGCGAGATCACCGCCATGCCCATTCCCAAACTCGATCGCGGCTCGCACCTCTCCTACGGCCTGCAATGGATCGCCTTTGGCGTAATGGCACCCCTGGGACTCGGATACTTCATCTACGCCGAGATACGGGAGCGCCGCCGCGCCAAGCAGGAGGAGGCGGAGATGAACGCGGGGGCGGAGGCCGCTGGAACGCCCAAGGGCCCAGAATCACTGGAGTCCACCCGCGGTGAGGCCTCACAGCCGCTCTCCCGGCGCGAACGCCGCAAGCGCTTCCAGGAGCAGTTGTGGGACGAGGGCGCGGATTCACCGACCCCGGCCCGTCCCGATCGCTACGGAAAGTAA
- a CDS encoding response regulator transcription factor: MSLRIVLADDSALLREGVAGLLERRGHRIVGQAATGPQIAEVLADIPTPDILITDVRMPPNMADDGLKAAVSLRSIYPEMAVMVLSQYVAPAYAVELFAHATSGTGYLLKDRVSDVADFLTSLGVVAQGGTVIDPTVASALMASGRSGLGELTPREREVLELMSRGQSNRDIAQNLVISGAAVAKHISNIFSKLRLDPTEENRRVKAILEYLAARG; encoded by the coding sequence ATGAGCCTGCGCATTGTTCTTGCCGATGATTCCGCCCTCCTGCGGGAGGGGGTGGCGGGCCTTTTGGAGCGCCGCGGGCACCGCATCGTGGGCCAGGCCGCCACCGGGCCGCAAATAGCGGAGGTGCTGGCGGATATTCCCACCCCGGACATTCTCATCACCGACGTGCGCATGCCGCCCAACATGGCCGATGATGGGCTCAAGGCTGCGGTGTCTCTGCGCTCGATTTACCCGGAGATGGCGGTGATGGTGCTCAGCCAGTACGTGGCCCCGGCCTATGCCGTGGAACTCTTTGCCCACGCCACCAGCGGAACGGGGTATTTGCTCAAGGATCGCGTTTCCGACGTCGCGGACTTCCTCACCTCGCTTGGGGTGGTGGCCCAGGGAGGCACCGTCATTGATCCCACGGTGGCCAGCGCGCTCATGGCCTCCGGGCGCAGTGGCCTGGGCGAACTCACTCCCCGGGAGCGGGAGGTCTTAGAGTTGATGTCGCGTGGGCAATCCAACCGCGATATTGCGCAGAACCTGGTGATCTCGGGCGCGGCGGTGGCAAAGCATATATCCAATATCTTCAGTAAATTGCGCCTTGACCCCACGGAGGAAAACCGCAGGGTCAAGGCGATTCTGGAATATCTCGCCGCGCGCGGATAG
- a CDS encoding sensor histidine kinase translates to MPWCWGRRAKRPRAEGSHEERQAAKIAELTASRRAIADAYEVERQRIERDLHDGTQQYLVAAAIKLGEATLDARGETLNLVRAAKADLDAGLASLRATVRGIHPQVLSDFGLSAAVRDIAANYGPHVSVHTPHELPDLSPSVVAAGYFFVAEALTNAAKHAPGAQVSVLLASDAHLRISVVDQGPGGASVHEGHGLAGMRERLAAFGGTLTLVSPQGGPTQVSCAIPLLLERGQSGVGDPA, encoded by the coding sequence ATGCCGTGGTGCTGGGGCAGGCGCGCGAAGAGACCGCGCGCGGAGGGAAGCCATGAGGAACGGCAGGCCGCAAAGATCGCGGAACTCACGGCCTCGCGGAGAGCTATTGCCGACGCCTACGAGGTCGAACGGCAGCGCATTGAGCGCGACCTCCACGACGGCACGCAGCAATACCTGGTGGCGGCCGCGATCAAGCTGGGGGAGGCCACCCTGGACGCGCGCGGCGAGACCCTGAACCTGGTGCGCGCGGCCAAGGCCGACCTCGATGCCGGCCTTGCCTCTCTGCGCGCGACGGTGCGGGGTATACACCCCCAGGTGCTCAGCGATTTCGGCCTGAGCGCCGCCGTGCGGGATATTGCCGCTAATTACGGGCCCCACGTGAGCGTGCATACCCCGCACGAACTCCCTGACCTTTCCCCCAGCGTGGTGGCCGCGGGATACTTTTTTGTGGCGGAGGCACTCACCAACGCCGCCAAGCATGCCCCCGGCGCCCAGGTGAGCGTGCTGTTGGCTTCCGACGCCCACCTGCGCATCAGCGTGGTCGATCAGGGACCCGGAGGGGCGAGTGTGCACGAGGGACACGGCCTTGCCGGAATGCGGGAGCGGCTGGCGGCCTTTGGCGGCACGCTCACCCTCGTCTCGCCCCAGGGCGGCCCCACCCAAGTGAGCTGCGCCATCCCCCTGCTGCTGGAGCGCGGCCAAAGTGGGGTGGGTGATCCCGCATGA
- a CDS encoding ABC transporter ATP-binding protein, whose translation MTHSLRVSDITKDYGGHDVLTGISLTINAGETVAIMGPSGSGKSTLLHCMSGVLTPTHGHVYFGDTRLSALPDHQRSRLRLKHFGFVFQDGQLLPELSNLENIALPALLTGLSRKAARQRAQHLLDQLGLGDIAERRPAEISGGQAQRVAIARALAPEPAIVFADEPTGALDQGTGHEVMQLLTALVQRSGTSLIMVTHDVQVAQWLERRVEIRDGIIHDDRLLRGAR comes from the coding sequence ATGACACATTCACTGAGAGTTTCTGACATCACCAAGGATTACGGCGGCCATGACGTTCTCACCGGCATTTCGCTGACCATCAATGCCGGGGAAACCGTGGCCATCATGGGGCCCTCCGGCTCCGGCAAATCCACCCTCCTGCACTGCATGTCCGGGGTGCTCACCCCCACGCACGGCCACGTGTATTTTGGTGACACCCGCCTTTCCGCGCTCCCGGATCACCAGCGCTCGCGCCTGCGCCTGAAGCACTTCGGCTTTGTATTCCAGGACGGCCAACTGCTGCCGGAACTCTCCAACCTGGAAAACATCGCCCTCCCCGCCCTGCTCACCGGGCTGAGCAGAAAGGCCGCCCGCCAGCGCGCCCAACACCTCCTCGACCAACTGGGCCTTGGTGATATTGCCGAGCGCCGCCCCGCCGAAATCTCCGGCGGGCAGGCCCAGCGCGTGGCCATCGCCCGCGCCCTGGCACCCGAGCCCGCCATCGTCTTTGCCGATGAGCCCACCGGCGCGCTGGATCAGGGTACCGGCCACGAGGTCATGCAACTCCTCACGGCCCTGGTGCAGCGCTCCGGCACGAGCCTCATCATGGTGACCCATGATGTTCAGGTGGCCCAGTGGTTGGAGCGCCGGGTGGAAATCCGCGATGGCATCATCCACGACGATCGTCTGCTGCGGGGTGCGCGATGA
- a CDS encoding FtsX-like permease family protein, with amino-acid sequence MNTSLLTRLVIDLHKASLRSHAGVWLIHALAILSLTVSATVAFLVAGGTWMFWQHTQHPEEATAIVREELDLSNWLVLVLFACAFILPALFNLITQAAVLGASGRERRLATLRLLGLSARDITRMSVLETGFQALVGIALGLALSFLSAPLFTGLSFQQRPIALHEILLPWWGYLAVSALLLLLALGAAFMGMQRVRVTPLGVARQEMPAAMKRWRLIIFLIVLALTVLVLNNLDVASQDLNVMLSALAFLFVLLLCVNLVSPYILQALGKALALLPGTAHLVACRRISSNARVAWKRSSAIAFFGFLAGYLIISPLVEDELTRVYREDPRINLLFSDISTGAILTLCFGFLITSTSVFLTQASEVFETASLSRALHLMGVRRGFLSRVSLTEIMLPVVVLGIFYFCCGAGLGNIMLTMSEYANMPARIGYSFCFLLAGWAVTFLAVIATEPLRRRVLAAQTQTRKND; translated from the coding sequence ATGAACACTTCCCTGCTAACGAGGCTCGTTATTGATCTACACAAGGCCAGCCTCCGTTCCCACGCCGGGGTATGGCTGATCCACGCCCTGGCGATTCTCTCCCTCACCGTGAGCGCCACCGTGGCCTTCCTCGTGGCCGGAGGAACCTGGATGTTCTGGCAGCACACGCAGCACCCCGAGGAGGCCACCGCGATTGTGCGCGAGGAACTGGATCTTAGTAACTGGCTCGTCTTGGTGCTCTTTGCCTGCGCTTTTATCCTGCCCGCGCTCTTCAATCTCATCACCCAGGCCGCCGTGCTCGGGGCCTCGGGGCGCGAGCGCCGCCTGGCTACTCTCCGCTTGCTCGGGCTCTCCGCCCGGGACATCACCCGCATGTCCGTGCTGGAAACCGGGTTCCAGGCGCTGGTGGGAATCGCCCTGGGCCTGGCTCTGAGCTTCCTGAGCGCGCCATTATTTACCGGCCTGAGTTTTCAGCAGCGCCCCATCGCCCTCCACGAGATTCTGCTCCCGTGGTGGGGATACCTCGCGGTATCCGCGCTGCTGCTCCTCCTCGCCCTTGGCGCGGCCTTCATGGGCATGCAGCGCGTGCGGGTCACCCCGCTGGGCGTGGCCCGCCAGGAAATGCCCGCGGCGATGAAGCGCTGGCGCCTCATCATCTTTCTCATCGTGCTGGCCCTCACCGTCCTGGTATTGAATAACCTGGACGTGGCCTCCCAGGATCTCAACGTCATGCTCAGCGCCCTCGCGTTTCTGTTTGTCCTGCTCCTATGCGTGAATCTCGTTTCCCCCTATATTCTCCAAGCGCTTGGCAAAGCGCTGGCGCTCCTCCCCGGCACCGCTCATCTGGTGGCGTGCAGGCGCATATCTAGTAATGCTCGGGTGGCCTGGAAGCGCAGTTCCGCCATCGCGTTCTTTGGTTTTCTGGCGGGATACCTCATCATCTCTCCCCTGGTGGAGGATGAATTGACGCGGGTCTACCGCGAGGACCCCCGGATCAACCTCCTTTTTAGCGACATCAGCACCGGCGCGATCCTCACCCTCTGCTTTGGCTTCCTCATCACCAGCACCTCCGTATTTCTGACCCAGGCCAGTGAGGTCTTTGAGACGGCCTCGCTTTCCCGCGCCCTGCACCTCATGGGGGTGCGGCGCGGCTTCCTCTCCCGGGTAAGCCTCACGGAGATCATGCTGCCGGTGGTGGTGCTCGGAATCTTCTACTTCTGCTGTGGGGCTGGCCTGGGAAACATCATGCTGACCATGTCCGAATACGCCAATATGCCGGCGAGAATCGGGTATTCTTTCTGTTTCCTGCTGGCGGGCTGGGCGGTCACGTTCCTCGCCGTCATCGCCACCGAGCCGCTGCGCCGGCGGGTGCTCGCCGCCCAGACTCAGACGCGAAAGAACGATTAG
- a CDS encoding DUF3052 domain-containing protein: MNKDVQDYAQRLGIQQGTVVQEVGWDEDCDSAISESIEDFLGDALLDEDTDEICDVVLLWWREEDGDLVDGLVDAVRPLSDNGRVWLLTPGAGRPGTVEPGLIAESAQLSGLVQTKAERLGQWQGSCLVQRGSTRK; this comes from the coding sequence ATGAACAAAGACGTCCAGGACTATGCTCAGCGCCTTGGCATTCAGCAGGGCACCGTTGTTCAGGAAGTGGGCTGGGACGAGGATTGCGATAGCGCCATCTCCGAATCCATCGAGGATTTCCTGGGGGACGCGCTGCTGGACGAGGACACCGATGAGATCTGCGACGTGGTGCTGCTGTGGTGGCGCGAAGAGGATGGTGACCTCGTGGACGGCCTGGTGGACGCGGTGCGTCCGCTCTCCGATAACGGGCGCGTGTGGCTGCTCACCCCGGGCGCGGGTCGTCCCGGCACCGTGGAGCCGGGACTGATCGCGGAATCTGCTCAACTGTCCGGGCTGGTGCAAACAAAGGCGGAGCGCCTGGGGCAATGGCAGGGATCGTGCCTGGTGCAGCGCGGTTCTACGCGTAAGTAA
- the aceE gene encoding pyruvate dehydrogenase (acetyl-transferring), homodimeric type, whose amino-acid sequence MAEGNLSGNPTEDTNFALIRDGVASYLNDSDPEETREWMDSLDGLLDSSSPDRARYLMLRLLERASAKRVQLPPLLSTDFVNTIPTSSEPDFPGDEEIEKRYRRWIRWNAAIMVHRAQRPEIGVGGHISTYAGAAPLYEVGFNHFFRGKDHPGGGDQVFFQGHASPGMYARAFLEGRLSEDDLDGFRQEVSREQGGLPSYPHPHGMKDFWEFPTVSMGLGPMDAIYQARFNRYLHNRGIKDTSQQHVWAFLGDGEMDEPESRGLLQQAALNNLDNLTFVVNCNLQRLDGPVRGNTQIIQELESFFRGAGWSVIKVVWGREWDELLEKDKDGALVEIMNNTPDGDYQTFKANDGAYVREHFFGRDPRTLKLVEDMTDDQIWALRRGGHDYRKIYAAYKRALETKDRPTVILAHTIKGYGLGHNFEGRNATHQMKKLTLDDLKLFRDKQGIPISDEELEKDPKLPPYFHPGEDSPEIKYMKERRRELGGYLPERRESYEPLAVPPIDKLRSVRKGSGKQAVATTMALVRTFKELMRDKGLKDRLVPIIPDEARTFGMDSWFPTMKIYNPHGQNYVPVDHDLMLSYREATDGHILHEGINEAGSMASFIAAGTSYATQGVAMIPLYIFYSMFGFQRTGDSIWAAADQMARGFLLGATAGRTTLTGEGLQHMDGHSQILASTNPGVISYDPAFAYEVAHLVREGIDRMYGPGRGEDVIYYLTIYNEPIPQPAEPENLDVEGLHKGVYLYDRGNKGSLDASILASGVGMQAALKAQEILAEDFDVKASIFSVTSWVELARDGAKINKETLRHPAGDHPEPFATKQLKQGSGPYVAVSDFATDLQEQIRAYVPGEYLVLGADGFGFSDTRPAARRHFNIDAESVVVAVLIGLAREGKIDMQVAADAAERFHLDDPTRA is encoded by the coding sequence ATGGCTGAGGGCAATCTCAGCGGAAATCCGACGGAGGACACCAACTTCGCCCTCATCCGCGATGGCGTGGCGTCCTACCTGAATGACTCCGATCCTGAGGAGACCCGCGAGTGGATGGATTCCCTCGACGGACTGCTGGATAGCTCCAGCCCCGACCGCGCGCGGTACCTCATGCTCCGCCTCCTGGAGCGGGCGTCGGCAAAGCGCGTTCAGCTCCCCCCGCTGCTGTCCACGGATTTTGTGAACACCATCCCCACCTCCTCCGAGCCGGACTTCCCCGGCGACGAGGAAATTGAGAAGCGTTACCGGCGCTGGATCCGCTGGAACGCCGCCATCATGGTGCACCGCGCGCAGCGCCCGGAGATCGGCGTGGGCGGCCACATTTCCACCTACGCCGGTGCCGCCCCGCTCTACGAGGTGGGCTTTAACCACTTCTTCCGCGGTAAGGATCACCCCGGCGGCGGTGACCAGGTGTTCTTCCAGGGACACGCCTCCCCCGGCATGTACGCCCGCGCCTTCCTGGAGGGCCGCCTCAGCGAGGATGATCTCGATGGCTTCCGCCAGGAGGTTTCCCGCGAGCAGGGCGGCCTGCCCAGTTACCCGCACCCGCACGGAATGAAGGACTTTTGGGAGTTCCCCACCGTGTCGATGGGTCTGGGCCCGATGGACGCGATCTACCAGGCTCGATTCAACCGCTACCTGCATAACCGAGGCATCAAGGACACCTCGCAGCAGCACGTATGGGCCTTCCTCGGCGACGGCGAGATGGACGAGCCGGAGTCCCGTGGCCTCTTGCAGCAGGCAGCCCTGAACAATCTGGACAACCTGACGTTCGTGGTGAACTGCAACTTGCAGCGCCTCGACGGCCCCGTGCGCGGCAATACCCAGATCATTCAGGAGCTGGAATCCTTCTTCCGTGGCGCCGGTTGGTCCGTCATCAAGGTCGTGTGGGGCCGCGAGTGGGACGAACTGCTGGAAAAGGATAAAGACGGCGCGCTCGTGGAGATCATGAACAACACGCCGGACGGTGATTACCAGACGTTCAAGGCGAACGACGGCGCGTACGTGCGCGAGCACTTCTTTGGCCGCGATCCGCGCACCCTCAAGCTCGTCGAGGACATGACGGACGATCAGATCTGGGCCCTGCGCCGCGGTGGTCACGATTACCGCAAGATCTACGCCGCCTACAAGCGCGCCCTGGAGACCAAAGATCGCCCCACCGTGATCCTGGCCCACACCATCAAGGGCTACGGGCTGGGCCACAACTTCGAGGGCCGCAACGCCACCCACCAGATGAAGAAGCTCACGCTGGATGACCTCAAGCTCTTCCGAGATAAGCAGGGCATTCCCATCTCCGATGAGGAATTGGAGAAGGATCCCAAGCTGCCCCCGTACTTCCACCCCGGCGAGGATTCCCCGGAGATCAAGTACATGAAGGAGCGCCGCCGCGAACTCGGCGGCTACCTCCCGGAGCGCCGCGAGTCCTACGAGCCCCTTGCGGTTCCACCGATTGATAAGTTGCGCTCGGTGCGTAAGGGCTCCGGCAAGCAGGCCGTGGCCACCACGATGGCCCTGGTCCGCACCTTCAAGGAACTCATGCGGGATAAGGGACTCAAGGATCGCCTGGTGCCCATCATTCCCGATGAGGCCCGCACCTTTGGCATGGATTCCTGGTTCCCCACCATGAAGATCTACAACCCGCACGGGCAGAACTACGTGCCGGTGGATCATGACCTCATGCTCTCCTACCGCGAGGCTACCGACGGCCACATTCTGCACGAGGGCATTAATGAGGCGGGTTCCATGGCCTCCTTCATCGCGGCCGGTACCAGTTACGCCACCCAGGGCGTGGCCATGATCCCGCTGTACATCTTCTACTCGATGTTCGGCTTCCAGCGCACCGGCGATTCCATATGGGCCGCCGCGGATCAGATGGCCCGCGGCTTCCTCCTCGGCGCCACCGCCGGGCGCACCACGCTCACCGGCGAGGGCCTGCAACACATGGACGGCCACTCCCAGATCCTGGCCTCCACCAACCCCGGCGTGATCTCCTACGATCCCGCCTTTGCCTACGAGGTCGCGCACCTGGTGCGCGAGGGCATCGACCGCATGTACGGCCCCGGCCGTGGCGAGGACGTGATCTACTACCTCACCATCTACAACGAGCCGATCCCGCAGCCCGCCGAGCCGGAGAACCTAGATGTGGAGGGCCTGCACAAGGGCGTGTACCTTTACGATCGCGGCAACAAGGGCTCGCTGGACGCCTCCATCCTGGCCTCCGGTGTGGGCATGCAGGCCGCCCTGAAGGCGCAGGAGATCCTGGCCGAGGACTTTGACGTCAAGGCCTCCATCTTCTCCGTGACCTCCTGGGTGGAGTTGGCCCGCGACGGCGCCAAGATCAACAAGGAGACCCTGCGCCACCCCGCGGGCGATCACCCTGAGCCCTTTGCCACCAAGCAGCTCAAGCAGGGTTCCGGGCCGTACGTGGCGGTGTCCGACTTTGCCACGGACTTGCAGGAGCAGATCCGCGCCTACGTGCCCGGCGAGTACCTCGTCTTGGGTGCCGATGGCTTTGGCTTCTCCGATACCCGCCCTGCCGCCCGCCGTCACTTCAACATTGACGCGGAATCCGTGGTGGTGGCCGTGCTCATCGGCCTGGCCCGCGAGGGGAAGATTGACATGCAGGTGGCTGCCGACGCCGCCGAGCGCTTCCACCTGGACGATCCCACGCGCGCGTAA
- a CDS encoding acyl carrier protein produces MGNLADQLAAKFGAETQEKEKPEGTLARLALIVAEATGRDVQEIQPHTRLRDDTGATSLDLVEITVKTEEAFGVRLEGHTVADFDTVGDVVQFLDSAAR; encoded by the coding sequence ATGGGAAACCTTGCTGACCAATTAGCGGCCAAGTTCGGGGCGGAAACGCAGGAAAAGGAAAAACCCGAGGGCACCCTGGCGCGGCTGGCCCTCATCGTAGCCGAGGCAACCGGCCGCGATGTTCAGGAGATCCAACCCCACACCCGGCTGCGCGACGATACCGGGGCCACCTCCCTCGATCTCGTGGAGATCACCGTTAAAACGGAAGAGGCCTTTGGGGTGAGGTTAGAGGGGCATACCGTGGCGGATTTTGACACCGTGGGGGACGTGGTCCAGTTCCTCGATAGCGCCGCCCGGTAA
- a CDS encoding HAD-IIA family hydrolase, which yields MTAHISYLSDMDGVLIKEGEMIPGADRFLRALYDHDINFMVLTNNSIHTPRDLSARLRNTGLDIPAERIWTSATATAHFLKSQEEESTAYVIGESGLTTGLHEAGWILTDNDPEFVVLGETRTYSFEAITTAINLILGGARFICTNPDVTGPAPQGLLPAAGSVAALITAATGQEPYYVGKPNPVMMRSALNTIGAHSERTVMIGDRMDTDMRSGLEAGMRTILVLSGISDDAEINRYPYRPTRVLDSVADLAECWDDPFGDGSFYSSSEGSSTEASKPSA from the coding sequence ATGACTGCCCATATTTCCTACCTCTCCGACATGGACGGCGTGCTCATCAAGGAGGGAGAGATGATCCCCGGCGCGGATCGCTTCCTCCGGGCCCTCTATGACCATGACATCAACTTCATGGTGCTCACCAATAACTCGATCCACACCCCGCGCGATCTCTCCGCGCGGCTGCGCAACACCGGCCTGGATATTCCCGCCGAGCGCATTTGGACCTCCGCCACGGCCACCGCGCACTTCTTGAAGAGCCAGGAGGAGGAAAGCACCGCCTACGTGATCGGGGAATCCGGGCTGACCACCGGGCTGCACGAGGCCGGGTGGATTCTCACGGACAACGATCCCGAGTTTGTGGTGCTGGGCGAGACGCGCACGTATTCCTTTGAGGCGATCACCACGGCGATCAACCTGATTCTGGGCGGCGCGCGCTTCATCTGCACCAATCCCGATGTCACCGGCCCCGCCCCTCAAGGCCTGCTCCCGGCGGCGGGTTCCGTGGCCGCGCTGATCACGGCGGCCACCGGGCAGGAGCCCTATTACGTGGGCAAACCCAACCCCGTAATGATGCGTTCGGCGCTCAACACCATCGGTGCCCACTCCGAGCGCACGGTGATGATCGGGGATCGCATGGACACGGATATGCGCTCCGGATTGGAGGCCGGCATGCGCACGATCCTGGTGCTCTCCGGGATCTCCGATGACGCGGAGATTAACCGCTACCCCTACCGCCCCACCAGGGTGCTGGATTCCGTGGCGGATCTGGCGGAGTGCTGGGACGATCCCTTTGGGGACGGCAGCTTTTATTCCTCCTCGGAGGGTTCCTCCACCGAGGCATCGAAGCCCTCGGCCTGA
- a CDS encoding serine hydrolase domain-containing protein, which produces MTAPALHQVLQETQDWPADHVAAAVLTGGREHAVGDMHRSFPLASVTKLLSAYAALLAVEEGAVGLDDPMGPPGSTVRHLLAHASGVAFDSREQVKPVGQRRIYSSAGYELLADALTDLTEIPFPEYLREGVCAPLGMESTFLEGSAGHGGVSTAADLLLFARELLSPTLLHPQTVREAFSPQFPELRGIVPGYGMHKPCSWGLGFEIHGEKRPHWVGESMPGDVVGHFGMTGTYLWVAPEHNCAMVALTDRDFGPWAAERWAETNDRVWAAVTG; this is translated from the coding sequence ATGACTGCTCCCGCGCTGCACCAGGTACTCCAGGAAACCCAGGATTGGCCGGCCGATCACGTGGCCGCCGCCGTGCTCACCGGGGGCCGAGAGCACGCGGTGGGGGATATGCACCGCTCGTTTCCCCTGGCCAGCGTGACCAAGCTGCTTTCCGCCTATGCCGCACTGCTAGCCGTGGAGGAGGGGGCGGTGGGCCTCGACGACCCGATGGGCCCGCCCGGGTCCACGGTGCGCCATCTGCTCGCGCACGCCTCCGGGGTGGCCTTTGATTCTCGCGAGCAGGTCAAGCCGGTGGGGCAGCGCAGGATTTATTCCTCGGCGGGCTACGAATTGCTTGCCGACGCCCTGACGGACCTCACCGAGATTCCCTTCCCGGAGTACCTGCGCGAGGGAGTGTGCGCGCCGCTGGGCATGGAGTCCACCTTCCTGGAGGGCTCGGCTGGGCACGGCGGAGTATCGACGGCCGCCGATCTCCTGCTCTTTGCCCGCGAACTTCTCTCCCCGACGCTCCTGCACCCGCAGACGGTGCGCGAGGCGTTCTCCCCGCAGTTCCCCGAGCTGCGGGGAATAGTTCCCGGCTATGGAATGCATAAACCATGCTCCTGGGGCCTGGGCTTTGAGATTCATGGGGAAAAGCGGCCGCACTGGGTGGGGGAGTCCATGCCGGGAGACGTGGTGGGGCACTTTGGCATGACCGGCACGTACCTATGGGTGGCCCCGGAGCACAACTGCGCGATGGTGGCGCTCACTGACCGGGACTTTGGCCCCTGGGCGGCGGAGCGCTGGGCGGAGACGAACGATCGGGTATGGGCCGCCGTGACGGGATAA